The genomic window CCGGACTGAGCGTGTGCGAACCTGTACGAGCCAATCTCGTCTGCTGTCACAGTCCTGTGCCACGTCCAAGCAATTCCTATTTGAATATGATGGTGGGGGGgaaatgttttctctctccctcagggcgTGATTGGTGTGCAGCTGGTGGTTACCATGGTAATGGCCAGCGTAATTCAGAAGATCATTCCTCATTATTCCTTCGCAAGATGGCTACTCTGCAGCGGAAGGTAATGTCAAACTGCGTACCTGCACCACTGACAGTTATAACTGCAGCCATGAACACATCGCCTGCACTCTTGTTTGCCTCCCAGACTAGGTTCATTTCAAGTCAATCCTTGGTTTTTGGACTCAGTCCTAGTGGTTGCTCTCCTTGTAAACAGTCTCCTTTTTCCATTGTCTGtcatacgtttttttttttttttttttttggtaattTCTTTTTAATtcaatgtaattttttttaaccATCATTAAGTCTTACGCAGAGACCAAAGGGCATCACATATTGGGAAGAGCCGAGAGGATGGCGAATTAAGTGCCCATCTCGTTTCTTCTAATTAGAGCCATATGTGTTTTTGAGTAAACAGCTTCTTAGAACACACTTAATAATTCATCagtgcttgttttgttttttttctcccttcatCAGGCCGTTTCTGAAGCGTTTTtcaaaaagaggaaaaaaattgGCCCAGGCTGGAGTGTCGCTCCGGAGAGTTCCGCAAATTAAGTTccagtaataaataaataaacatgaaaaacaagctgcactcccctctctcgcgctccctctctccctcctctctatctctgtctcttccccctctctctatccctccctcggtctcctgctctctctctctctccactcacaGCAGCCTCTTAGGGCTGGTGACAAGTGGGTTGCTAAACAAACTTAAAGAGGTTGCCTGAAATGTTCCTGTCTTCAAACGGCCACTCTTGAATTAGCTCTTGTTTTATGGTCGTCAAGGAGCTTAGTAACTACTCTCTTTGTAAACCCTGTGACAAGTGTTGGTTTATGGAAGCGTTGCCGCAGAGCTGGATATGAAATCACTTTAACACTTTGCCTTTTTCTCTGAGAAGGGGACTTTATGTTGATTGCTGACGGCATTAACGCCCAACTGCAAATTGGTGTCTTGTAATCTGTCTGTGTTCGCCGGTGTAATCGGGCTGCAGTGCCAACTGTGTATTGTTGTTGATTTTCTATCGTTGCGTTAACCTGTATTAAATTGGCGCACGTCCGTGCGTTAAGTGGGCCCGGGTCCAAATCATCCCCATTACTAAGACCGGACCAGTGATGTACACCAAAGCTTTCCTGGGTCATTCACGTGTCAGTGTCACCTCCTCCTAACAATCCCTCTGTCGGTTTGCTGTTCTTCCTCAGTCTGCGATGGTACCAGCACCCCACAGAGGATGAGCTGAGGAGCCTGGCTGGCAAACAGCAAAAGGGGAAAAACAAGAAAGACAGGTAaggcagggatgagaggaggggcgggggtgagaggaggggcgggggaacgggggggggggcagtagtggCGCAGGTGGGGGGGTACGGGCAGGGATGGCTTTCATCAGGCGGTAACGACAGGAGGCGAGGCAGACGTTTGAGATTGGACGGCAGGCACGGCCGTTTGAAGCGCGTGCGGGCCCGAGCCTCTTCAGTCGCCCCCCGTTTGTTGTGGCGTTCGCCGCGGCAAGGGGGGGACGGCGCGTTTTTCACGCCATCTGCACGGGCCGAACCTCTGTCTCGCGTCGGGAAGTTAAAACCATCTGTCGCGCTTTTTAAGTGGCGGTTATGGTCGTGTTTTGTCTgttccgaacacacacacacacacacacacaagcatctttctctctttttttgggggggtggggggtgaatcTGAGTCGGACCACAGTGACTCTCCTGTTAATCCCCACGCCTCCAGATGCTATGCAGATTCCTGCTCAGGAGGGTGGTTCTGTGTCTCCGAAAACATGTTTCCGTGGCCTTTAACACGAGGCAGGCCAGAGCTCAACTCCAGCCATGTTTTTGCtaatcctcccccccaccccccaccccccccctggcccccacgaGTGAAAGAAGGGCCACTGTCTTTTTGGCTGCCCTTGCcatgcagcctctctccccccattgtTGTCCCCCAGACTCCCTGAGCAGAGGAGTGCAGTggagccccctcctccctccagtcaggTGCCCCAGAGACAGACATGTTTGGCTCCCAGCGTCCGGTCCACCGGCTTTGTCCTCTAAATCCAGCTCCCACACAGGGCTGAACAAACAGCGGGCCAGCCGTCAAGGCCCAGCCCGCTCCAAAAGGCCGGCAGGTCTCCGGGAACAGCTGGCCCCGGCCCCTGCTGTGCGCTGTTCAGCCCGTACGACGCCCCCTACAGGCGCGgagggggcaaaaaaaaaaactcccctTCCACAGAATTCCACTGtgtatagtaataataataataataataataatcactgCTGAAGACGATGTTGATTTGGTTCCAGGAAGTACAATGGCCACATAGACAACAAGCCTCTGACCATTCCTAAGGACATAGACCTGCAGCTGGAGACCAAGTGCATCACGGAGGTGGACACGTTAGGTGAGCGCCCCAAACTCTGCAGCCACTGAAAGCTGTGGCCTTTCAAAGGAAGGCATTTCTTAACTCTGCAGCCACTGAAAGCTGTGGCCTTTCAAAGGAAGGCATTTCTTAACCCTCTTAGTCCCtaacccttctcttcctcctcctctcgccagCGTTGCACTACTTCCCAGAGTTCCAGTGGCTGGTGGACTTCACGGTGGCGGCCACCCTGGTGTACCTGATCACCGAGTTGTACTACGCCCTGGCCCAGCCCTCGGGGGAGATGAACATCAGCGTGGTGTGGTGCCTGCTCGTCCTCGCCTTTGTCATGTatcctctcagtctgtctgtcagccagccagccagccagtctgtcagccagtctgtcagccagtctgtctgtcagccagccagccagtctgtcagccagtctgtcagccagtctgtcagccagtctgtcagccagtctgtcagccagtctgtcagccagtctgtcagccagtctgtcagccagtctgtcagccagtctgtcagccagtctgtcagccagtctgtcagccagtctgtctgtctgtcagccagcctgtctgtctgtctgtcagccagcctgtctgtctgtctgtcagccagccagccagtctgtcagtcagtcagtcagccagccagtcagccagtcactgAGGCAGTCAGTCAATTCATTTGATTAGACACAACCTTAAGGGGTGATCGAAGCCAGACCTAAACTCTGTCTAAgaccaggtgaggaggaggcttGTTGAGGGGAAAACCCACCATTGTGTGCAAATGAgaccaaaaaaaaagacatCACACAAACAGCTTTTGAGCACCAAGCAGGCTTGTCTCTGCGGAGCGTGTATGAAGCCCCTTCACGTCCCCGTCCCTGCCTGTTGGTGGTTAACAGTCGTGCGGCAGTCAGGGGGAAAGACATCAGACAGGGCCTGATTGGGCCACAGCTCCATTTcaacagtggggggggggggggggggcagtcaacCGTCAGCCAGTCGGCAGTAAGTGGTCATAAACTGACAGGCAGACTGAGCTCCGACCGGCACCTCTCTGCTAGCCAACCCCCCTccctagccccccccaccccctcttacCCGCTACTTTCTTCCGCCGAATCGTGGCGAAATCATACGCATTATCCCCCCACTGCCGCCGTCAGCGtccgcgcggggggggggggataaatcTTTCCCACGCTCCCTGACGGCCCGGGctgaggggaggcgggggaggaagGGCGGACGGGCACGCCGTTTCCCGTCTGCGGCCCGGGGGGGAGATTGGAGGCCCAATTTTCCCAGACCGCGCCGCGCTGACTTCTCTGAGAAAGAAAAGGGTGACGgccgggcgggcgggcgggtggAGCGGGCGGTATGGCCGAGCCTGAgggatgaagaagaagaagatgatgatgatgatgccggCTATGATGGGGGTACGCGCCGGCGTGCGCAAATGGCCCACTTGATTTCAGGTTCCCATCatctcctctaacccctctccctccaacctctccccctccacagctACGGGAAGAGACAACTTCTCTGTGCCTGCTCCCGGGCCACAAAACACACCTATCCTAGCCTCCAGGCCCGTACGACGACCACGCGCGACCGCGTGCGTCCacacacggagagagggggggggggcgggggggccgtGGCCAGCAGCCATGCCGGAGCGCGGTCGACGGCGGCGCTGTGTTTTAGGAGTGCATTAGCAGCGCGCTCGCTGACAGCTCGTACGAGGGCCGCTCCGCGTCACCCTTCCGTAAGCCCCTCCACGGGGAGCAGCTCTCAAAGTTGTCGGGTGGCTTTTTAGAAAGCCTCGCTCCTGTGTCCAGGATATTGCCCAGAAAGAAAAGCCCGGTTCATTGGGTGTATTACCATTTCCAGAAAGTACTTTCCGGGGagagtgaaagggggggggggggggggggggagagagagaagggggcgcTGGCATGCTGTCACTTGGTCCACGGCAAAAGAAATGTGGCCTTCAGTCGTCGTGGAGACGAGTGCCTGTGAGCAAGctgtgtctgcccccccccgcccccatctAGAGCTGCGTCCGGGAAATGCACGAATGACTATTATTAGGCCAGTGGGAACCTGTTAATGTACCCCTGCCACTGCTAAGAGAGAACATagagagtagtgtgtgtgtttacaattTCCCGTCTCTTGTCAGCGACTTAATTGTGAGCTGTCTTTAGGTCGGTAAGTGCTTAGAAGGGACATATCAACGGCCATTGAGAATCCTCCTCACTTCCTGGCCCTCGTTCCAGCATCAGTCCAGCATTCCCCTTaactctgaccctcccccccccccccccagcaagaCTCTCTTCTCCCTGACGGCTCACTACTTcaagctggaggaggggggcgagcGATCGCTCTGCATCACGTTCGGCTTCTTCTTCTTCGTCAAGGCCATGGTCATCCTCATCGTCACGGAGAACTACCTGGAGTTCGGCCTCGAGGCCGGTGAGTGTGGCGGCGCCGAGCGTCGGCTAAGGGGGGTCgccgagtggggggggggggggggtgcggcgtGAGGTGTGACTGACgcgcttgtgtgttgtgtgtgtgtgtgtgtgtcggacagGTTTTGCCAATTTCTCTGACAGCGCGCTGCAGTTTCTGGAGAAGCAGGGGATGGAGTCTCAGTGAGTAGCGTTCCCACGCCAGTCGTGGACCCCGTCCACTGTTGTGTTGGAAGGATTTCAAACCATAATAATAACGACGCGCCTCTCGTTTCTCCAGGGGTCCCATATCCAAACTCACCTTCAAGCTCATCTTGGCCTTGCTCTGCTCGCTCATCGGCGCGTTCCTCACTTTCCCCGGCCTGCGATTGGCCCAGATGCACCTGGATGCGCTCAACCTGACCACAGCCAAAGTCACACAGTGAGTCCGTCCCTTAACCACCTCCAGTCGGCCCAGGCTCGACCAAAACCCAGCTGGGGTTATTGCAATCCGAGAGGCCCGTGCTATTGGTTGAATCACATCCTCCAGCGTCGTGgctcgcgcgcgcgcgcgtgtgtgtgtaagccacCTTTGTCCAGGAGCTGCCACTGTAGCAGCGGTGACGCTCGCTGTGGATCAGCCCGAGGCCTCTGAGCCCGGCTCCTATTTCTAAACTCCCCAGGTCGGAACAGGCACAATGTGAGTGgacggagggtgggggtgggggtggggggggtggggctggaggcGCTAGAAGCACATGGCACTCTGATAATCCAATTGGGCATGGTAGACTGTCATTGTCATTCTCCTCTCCCACGGCCCTGAGTCCCCGGCTCACAGCCACAGGCGAGGCCAGGTGAGGCAGAACTCGGGACTGACTCGGCGTCGCGTCTTTGCTCTTCTTCAGGACTTTGCTGCATAtcaacttcctgtctcccctgaTCATGGTGCTGCTGTGGGTCAAGCCCATAACCAAGGACTACTTCCTCAACCCCACGCTGGGGAAGGACAACGCCCCTTTGtgagtggcacacacacacacacacacaccctgatgtTTCCTGTTTTGAGACTAGGCTGCATCACGTCGtggagcctctctctctctctctctctctctctctctctctctctctctctctctctctctctctctctctctctctctctctctctctctctctctctctctctctctctctctctctctctctctctctctctctctctctctctctctcattcgtctccacccttcctcctcagACCCTCACAAGTCTGTAgttcaggggggggggtcaccctgTTCCCCCGGGAGAGAGCGTACCCGCCCGTTTGGTCCGGTGCGCTCGGCCTCGCGTCGGCGCCAAAGCCTACAGGCAGGCAGCTCTCCGGGGGAACAGGGTTTTGGAGACGGCCCACTTTAGTTtgactcgcccccccccccggtcccgTGCCGTCCGCAGGATGACGGAGACGACCTACGACACCATGCGCCTCtgggtggtgctgctgctgtgcgCGTTGCGCCTGGGCGTGATGAGGCAGCACCTGCAGGCCTACCTGGGCCTGGCCCAGAAGGGCGTGGAGCAGATGAAGAAGGAGGCGGGCCGCATCAGCACCGTCGACCTGCAGAAGATGGTGAGTGGCGGGGGAGCGGAGCCAATCGGCCCCCGGGAAGCGAGTCGGGAAGGCGGGATCAATAGGGTTTGGGGGTgtcgttgtttttttgttttttgttttttttttctctaacAGCTGTCGTCTTGCCCTGTGTTGCCAGGTGGCTCGTGTTTTCTACTACCTGTGTGTGATTGCGCTGCAGTATATGGCACCTCTGGTCATGTTGCTGCATACGACTTTGCTGCTAAAAACCTTAGGTGAGGTCTGGTCATGTGCTGCAGAAAACCAACTAAACACGAATAGGCCCGATTTGAGCATGTCGTCGTTActgagtctcccccccccccccccctaaactcTTCCATCTCTCACAGGCGGGCACTCCTGGGGGGTGTACCCTGAAGAggacctcccctgccctctggaGGTGAACTCTGACCTGGACATGGGGGCCGGTCCCACTGCTCCGCCCTCGGGGTTAGCGGGGACGTCCGTTGCCCAGCTGTCGGTAGCCCTGGGGGGCCTGAGGACGGTGTTCAGCCCCCTGCTTTTCCGAGGCCTCCTGTCCTTCCTCACCTGGTGGATCGCGGCCtgtctcttctccacctccctgttcGGCCTGTTCTACCACCAGTATCTCATGGCTGCATAGCCCCTCCCCAGGGTCCTAGTGCCCAGACCTGTGGGAGAgccggggcagggggggggttgatCAAGGCCCACCGCCCTCTGACCGACACAGATGACCATATCAGAGCAGAGATCCTGGGCTGAACCCTGGGCTGCCCACACGGATGACTCTGAACACGGATTAGTTTTTCttatattgttgttttttttttttttactactacCTTTTCAGTTCAGAAGACAGCATTCATCAAGCATAACCAAGAGACTTAATATAAACGAGAATATTGATCTAATACACTGTACGTGTCCTTGAAGTCTTAAACGAGTAGCAGAAATGGACTgcggacctgggggggggggggattggacaGATCTATCTGACAGATAGATCTTCTCGACCAGCCATTCGAAGGTCACATAGCTGGCCGTTCGGGGTTGTCTGCGAAGGGACAGCCCCGGGcaaacaggaaggaggaggaactcTTAACTTGAAGCAGACGCGTTTGAAAGGGTCTGTTGTATGGCTACCGGGGACTGATGTGTGTCTCGGGAACGAAACGCGTTGCTTCGTCGACGGCGAAGTCTCTCGCCTTGCACCTTGGCTGATAGAAACTGAGCCGCGACGAGCGGACTGAGACGATGGCACATCGGCTctgatgaagtgtgtgtgtgcatgggcgtgtgtgtgtgtgtgtgtaggtctgtgcgagtgtgtgtttccctgtgcGCTTACACGTGTGTGCATCATCAACATCTAAGTTGCGTGTTGGCATCGATTCTATAAGGGCATTTGAATCTAAGGGAGAGGATGTTGATGAATACTGCTGATTACTCAAGGCCTTTTCCCCCAAAGCCACCAATGCCCAGTTACAGCTAGTTCTGAATTCTAATATGTATatattcttttcttctttttttcgtttttttttttctccaaaaattgGAATCCtattgtgaattatattataaaCGTTGATTTTATGAGGTGCCAAGTTTGAAGGGGCGTGTTCCCCCCCCTCAATGCGTGGAGGCTGGCGTTGAAGCCATGCTGCCTTTTCGAATCCACCCCGAGTTCGCAGAGAAGAGTCTTAACACTACAGCGCGCCTCCACGCAAACACGCCTGTCTCGGAGCTCCTCGGGCATCCCCCCTCCGCCTGCACGCGTCGACAGGATGCAGAAGGTACACACGGCGCCGGTCAAAAACACTGGGTGCTCGTGCTCGAGTCCAGGGGCGAACGCCACGATTGTTTCATTCGGGAATGTAGGGTCGGTCGTTCTGGACGCCGCTCAGACAGGATGTCTACCTGTAATCAGGTTTGATTTCAGAACCGGTCATTTGCATTCTACGATTCCAAGAGGAAGACCCCCTATGTCGAACAAGGTAATAGGAGCGCCATATCAAATCACAGCGAATCGTTTTGTTATCTTGACTTGAACCATGAAAAGGTTGTCTTcacttgtttctctctgtttggAAGGATGGGGAATATGCACACTTTGAATGTATCAGTCCTGCCTAATTTTAGATTGTTGTTTTGAAGAAAATGTCTGAGTGGACAGCTTTTCGACCACTCTTGTGTAACATTGGTATTTTTTCCCCCCGAGCAGTCTCCCAAAGCTGCTGTTACTGTAGGTCCACAGACGATCCCAGACTCATTGAACACTTGGTCATTAGTTCTCCTTGTTAagtatttatttaatattttgaaGCCTGTAATCTTTTCTAATCATTTTATGGTATTAATGCAGTGTGgaattttgtagttttttttttctttctttcaaatcAGTCTGGAAATGTGTTCAAGACGAATCAACTGCAATTTTTGGCATTTTCAAATTTTGTTTTTCTATATATGTGATTAGCTGGGGTACCTTACCTCGCTCAATGAGGCATTTGTTTGAGTGTTTCATCTTTTGTCTTATTTTCTTTGTTCGGTTCAGTTTGTCTTCGAATAAATTTAAATCCTAACAGTTGGGCTTTGGAATTTGGATTCAATATGCCGTAATCTCTGTCACTTGTGAGACAAGTGGGGAGTGATGTCATCGAGATTGGCAGTTGTCATCAGTTGTGGTAATGATGTAAGATGGTTTCTGAGAATAGAACTGGTCAATACACAGACATTGGTGTGGTGGACTGGGTCGTATCCCCATCCTCAACCCGTGAGTCGGAAGTAATGGAAGATTGAGTGAACGTTCGGAAGTTTGATACAGTTTTTTCATTTAAAACCTAGACCATATGGCTAAACATCAGACTATAGTCCTAGGATCCTTTGGTGTTAAAATCTGTTCCGTTCAGCTAAATTCATTTTGACATAGAAGCATTACCAAAGACCTGTCATTGTGTAGATTTTGGGCATTTGCAGTGTGTCAGTCTCGTCACCTCAAATCTTACCTACAGAAGACCTGCTCTGTCGATGTCTGCTTTTGAGAACAGGATAACTCTTTTATCGGCATGCTGTGTGTTGTGAAACAGTTCCCTTGTTTCATTGGCTGTAACTGTAACAAGCAAATAATTGCATATTTTTACCATGAAGAGAATTAACTGATTTTATACCTTGTCTGAGTCTTAAAAGCTGTAGATTAACTTGATTAAAatgtcatttgttttttttttctcttctttttcatTCCCTCTCCCAGTCTGCTTATCTTTATCTTTGCCATTGTGATGTAACAAGCCTGTTGAGATAGGAATGGACCCTTGTCAGAGATTCAGGATGGAGTTTTCAGTTCATCTCTCAGCCTGGAATACCACATAGACGgttcacattactttgtgtttgagagggaaataaatcaataaatattTCCCTCGTATAACTTTCATATTATAATTCCTTTGGGCTTAAAAGGATATGATGATAGAGCTGGCCTCCTTAGGTTTGGCTCTAATAACCCTTTCACCCCTTCTTCAACCACTATTGATTACATATGACGGTTCAGGGATTTCCAAGGTCCCAAAATGCAAGCACACAACATGTCATATTTCGCTGTCGGCCCAAGTCTCTGTACGGCTGAATGCGTGTT from Osmerus eperlanus chromosome 28, fOsmEpe2.1, whole genome shotgun sequence includes these protein-coding regions:
- the tmem161b gene encoding transmembrane protein 161B gives rise to the protein MGVIGVQLVVTMVMASVIQKIIPHYSFARWLLCSGSLRWYQHPTEDELRSLAGKQQKGKNKKDRKYNGHIDNKPLTIPKDIDLQLETKCITEVDTLALHYFPEFQWLVDFTVAATLVYLITELYYALAQPSGEMNISVVWCLLVLAFVIKTLFSLTAHYFKLEEGGERSLCITFGFFFFVKAMVILIVTENYLEFGLEAGFANFSDSALQFLEKQGMESQGPISKLTFKLILALLCSLIGAFLTFPGLRLAQMHLDALNLTTAKVTQTLLHINFLSPLIMVLLWVKPITKDYFLNPTLGKDNAPLMTETTYDTMRLWVVLLLCALRLGVMRQHLQAYLGLAQKGVEQMKKEAGRISTVDLQKMVARVFYYLCVIALQYMAPLVMLLHTTLLLKTLGGHSWGVYPEEDLPCPLEVNSDLDMGAGPTAPPSGLAGTSVAQLSVALGGLRTVFSPLLFRGLLSFLTWWIAACLFSTSLFGLFYHQYLMAA